From Serratia fonticola:
CCACATCGGTACCGGTGCCGATAGCCAGCCCAACGTCCGCTTCCGCTAACGCCGGGGCGTCGTTGATACCGTCCCCCACAAAGGCCACTCGCGCCCCGTTGACCCGGAACTTTTTCAGCGCTGCAACCTTGCCGTCGGGCAACACCTCTGCCGCAACTTCATCAATACCGAGCTGTTTGGCGATCGCCGCCGCCGTTGCCGCATTGTCGCCGGTGATCATCGCCACTTTGAGGCCCAGCGCGTGCAGCGCCTTAATAGCCTCTGGCGTGGTTTCCTTGATCGGATCGGCAACCGCAATCACCGCCGCCAAGCGACCATCGATAGCGGCATAGAGCGGGCTCTTACCCTGTTCACCCAAACGCTGGGCGGCAGACTTGAAGCTCACTACATCAAGGCCAAGCTGCGTCATGAACCGGTCTGCACCGACGGAGACCACCCTGCCACCAACCTTGGCCGTTACGCCAAAGCCCGGCACGGCGTCGAAGCCTTCAACGGGGGCCAGCGTGATGCCCTGCTGTTTGGCGGCTAACACGATCGCTTCGGCGATCGGGTGCTCGGAGCGGGTTTCAACCGCCGCAACCAGAGCCAGCACTTCGCTGTACTCAAAACCTTTAGCGGGAACGAGATCGGTGAGTTCTGGGCGTCCTTTGGTCAAGGTGCCAGTTTTGTCGAGGGCGATAACGCTCACGTCACGCAGCGCCTGCAAGGCTTCCCCTTTACGGAACAACACGCCAAGTTCAGCGGCGCGTCCGGTACCGACCATAATTGATGTCGGCGTAGCCAGCCCCATGGCGCATGGGCAAGCGATAATCAGCACCGCAACCGCATTCACCAACGCAAAGGTCAGCGCCGGATCCGGGCCGAAGATCAGCCAGACCAGGAACGTCAGCGCGGCGGCGGCCATCACTGCCGGTACGAACCACATAGTCACCTTATCGACCAGCGCCTGGATCGGCAGCTTGGAACCTTGTGCTTCCTCAACCAGACGGATGATCTGCGCCAGCACCGTATTGGCCCCAACCTTGGTAACACGGAAACTGAAAGCACCGGTCTTGTTGATGGTACCACCCACAACGGCAGCGCCTACGCCTTTCGATACGGGCAAAGGTTCGCCGGTGATCATGCTCTCATCAACATAAGATGCCCCCTCGACGACTTCGCCATCGACAGGGATCTTCTCTCCTGGGCGAACGAACACCACATCACCGGTGGTCACCTGATCGAGCGGGATCTCAACGGTCTCGCCATTGCGTTCAACGCGCGCGGTCTTGGCCTGAAGCCCGACCAGTCGTTTGATGGCCTGCGACGTTCGCCCCTTGGCGCGAGCTTCCAACGTGCGCCCAAGCAGGATCAAGGTCACGATGACGGCGGCGGCTTCGAAGTAGACGTTAGCGGTTCCCGGTGGCAGTACCTTGGGAATGAAGGTTGCCACCACCGAATAGCCGTACGCCGCTGCCGTACCCACCGACACCAGTGAGTTCATATCGGGAGCCCCGCGCAACAACGCCGGGATACCTTTGCGGAAAAAACGCAGGCCTGGACCGAACAGCACCAGGGTGGCGAGTACAAACTGTATATACCAGCTCGTCTGTTCACCCAAAACGCCCTGCACCCAATGGTGCATCGGGGGAATAAGGTGTGAGCCCATCTCAAGGATAAAGACCGGCAAAGTGAGAATGCCCGCAATCAGCAAAGAGCGGCGTAAGCCGCGCGCTTCGTTTTCGCGGCGTTCAGTATCCTGATCGTTTACATTCGGCGTTTCGGCAGACAAACGACGGGCCTTGTAACCCGCCTGCACAACCGCCGCTTCAAGGTCAGCGGTGGAGATAACCCCGGCGAGGTGCCGTACCCGCGCACGCTCGGTCGCCAGGTTGACGCTGGCTGAGAGGACGCCTGGAAGTTGCGTCAGCGCCTTCTCAACTCTTCCGACGCAGGATGCGCAGGTCATCTCTTCGATCGCCAGTTCGGTAGTCTCTTCACGGACGGCGTAACCGGCGCTTTCGATAGCACTAACCGCCGCTTGTGGATCGGCCACGCCGCTAAAGGTGACATCTGCCCGCTCGGTGGCAAGATTGACCGTGGCCGTTTGCACGCCGGGAACGGCTTTTAGTGCGCGCTCGACACGGCCAACGCACGATGCACAGGTCATTCCTTCGACCGGCAGGCTCAGACGAGCCGCTTGATTGGAACCTGATGGGAGGGAAACGGAAGCCATGGCTCTACTCCTGGGAAGTTTCGGTAACAAAAAGCTTAAACCTTCCCACCAGGGGAAGGTCAAGGCCTGTTAGCAATCAGTTCTGTGGGGGGGAATTGGCTATGCCGCTGGCCCCATTACAATTGCGTTCCGTCTGGGTACAGACTTCCCAACCGCCACCTAACGCCTTATAGATGCTGACAATGGCAAGCTGCTGGTTAGTCCGTGCGACGGCCAGCGCGCGCTGGCTGGCAAAGTTAGCGCGTTCGGCATCGAGCACCTCCAGATAGAGACCGTCACCTTCGGCAAACCGCACCTGGAGCAGACGAGCAGCTTCGCGATTGGCCGCAGACTCCAACAGGCGCAGCTCAAGCGTACTGCCTGCAGCGCCATAGGCTTTAAAGGCATCGTCCGTTTCCTGCAAGGCGCGCAATACGGCCTGGTCATAGACGATCAAGGCCTGTTTGCTGCGGGCTTCACTGGCGGCGATCCGGGCGCGCGTGCGGCCAATATCCAGCAGCGACCAGCGAATAACCGGCACGATAAAACCCGACAGCGCCTCGGCACCGTTCAGCGAATCAAGACTCCCAGCCACAAAGCCGAGCGATCCCTGCACCTGGATCTCGGGATAGAGCGCGGCCGTCTCGACGCCAATCTGGGCGGTAGCCGCAGCAAGGTCCCGTTCCGCCGCCGCGATGTCAGCACGCCGCGAGAGGAGCGATACGGGATCGCCTACGGCCATAGTTCGCACGGCCAACGAATCATCCAACGGCACAATTGCTGGCGGCCTGAACGACTGAGGGACTGTGCCGAGGAGGATGGCCAGTGCGTTGATGCTTGCCGCGCGGCGGCGTTCCAACTCAGGCATGGCCACCTCAACATTACGTAACAGCGCCTCGGCACGCAGTCGGTCAAACTCACTGGCGGAACCGGCGTTGACCTGCTGCTCAACCAGCTTGAGACTTTCACGCTGGCTTTGGCTGATGTCGGTTACAACGGCAATTTCGGCCTCGATACCGCGCAATTCGAACCAGGTAGCGGCCACCGTAGCAATGACGCTCACCTGCACTTCACGTAGTAACGCCTCGCGTGAGCCAGTTTGTGCCTGTGCAGCTTCCACCGAACGCCGCACGCGCCCAAACAGATCGAGTTCCCAAGCGGCATCGATGGCTCCGCGATAGCTTTCGCGTTGACGCGGTTGGTCAGGTGAAATTTCCACTTCTCCCCAACGGCGGTTCTCATAACTAAGCGCGGGGCCGCCGCTGGGCAGGAAGCTCTGGCGATCCTCTCGCAGCATGGCCTTGGCCTCTTCCAGCCGCATGGCCGCGATGCCAATATCATGGTTCGCGGCCAATGCCTGCTGGACCAAGGCCGTTAACGCCGGATCGTCGAAAGTACGCCACCACTCAACCTCGACGGCCCCCGTACCGAGCTCGGCAGTTGGCTCACCAAAGCTGATTGGCAGCGGCTGCGATGGCGGTGCATAGTCAGGCCCCACCGCCGAGCATCCAGCCAGCAACAACAGCGCACTCAGAGGAAGTAACACAGCTTGATAGCGATCTCTCATGGCTGGCTCCCCTTGATGCGTTGTTTTGATGCAGAGCGATAATGCTCGACGCGGGCGGCAAGACCACGCATCACCACGTAAAAGGCCGGGGTCAGGAACAAGCCAAACAGCGTCACGCCGAGCATGCCCGCAAACACCGCAATGCCCATGGAGTGACGCATTTCCGCCCCTGCGCCGCTGGCCAACACCAGCGGAACCACGCCAGCAATAAAGGCCAGCGAGGTCATCAGGATCGGCCGTAACCGCAGTCGACAAGCCTCGATAACCGCCTCAAGTGCGCTTGAGCCTTTGGCTTCGAGGCTGCGTGCAAACTCAACGATAAGAATGGCGTTCTTGGCAGCCAGCCCCACCAACACGATCAACCCAATCTGAACGAACACGTTGTTGTCTCCCCCCACCAACCAGACGCCCACGATCGCACTCAGCAGACACATCGGTACGATCAGCAATACCGCCAGGGGAAGCAGCCAACTGTTGTACTGCGCGGCGAGGATCAGATAAGCGAGCAGTACACAGAGTGGGAAGATAAACAGCGCCGAATCTCCGGCCAGCTTTTGCTGGTAGGTGAGATCGGTCCATTCGAAGCTCATGCCCTCAGGTAGCACTTCCTGCGCCAGTTGCTCCATCAGCGCCACAGCCTGTCCGGAACTGACGCCCGGCATGGCACCGCCGGAAATATCCGCCGAGGGGTAACCGTTATAATGCATCACGCGATCGGGGCCGGAACTTGGCGTAACGGTGACAAACGCGGACAGCGGCAGCATGTCCCCGGCCGCATTGCGCACTTGCAGCCGACCAATGGCTTCAGCTTGCATGCGGTGATCCGCATCGGCCTGAGCCGTGACTTTGTAGGTGCGGCCGAAGCGGTTGAAGTCGTTGACATACAGCGAGCCGAGATACACCTGGAGTGCCTCAAAGACGTCCGCTAGACGAACGCCTTGGCTCATCGCCTGGGTGCGGTCGATACTGACGTCGAGCTGCGGTGCATTGACGTCAAGGCTGGTGAGCAGCCCGGCCACCTGCCCCGTGCCACTGGCTTTCTGCATCAGGAGTTGAGTTTGCTGAACCAGCGCATCCAGACCGGCCCCCCCACGATCTTCAACCTGCATTTTGAAACCGCCGGTAGCACCCAGCCCTGGCACCGGTGGTGGCGGGAATACGCCAAGGAAACCGTCGG
This genomic window contains:
- a CDS encoding heavy metal translocating P-type ATPase; protein product: MASVSLPSGSNQAARLSLPVEGMTCASCVGRVERALKAVPGVQTATVNLATERADVTFSGVADPQAAVSAIESAGYAVREETTELAIEEMTCASCVGRVEKALTQLPGVLSASVNLATERARVRHLAGVISTADLEAAVVQAGYKARRLSAETPNVNDQDTERRENEARGLRRSLLIAGILTLPVFILEMGSHLIPPMHHWVQGVLGEQTSWYIQFVLATLVLFGPGLRFFRKGIPALLRGAPDMNSLVSVGTAAAYGYSVVATFIPKVLPPGTANVYFEAAAVIVTLILLGRTLEARAKGRTSQAIKRLVGLQAKTARVERNGETVEIPLDQVTTGDVVFVRPGEKIPVDGEVVEGASYVDESMITGEPLPVSKGVGAAVVGGTINKTGAFSFRVTKVGANTVLAQIIRLVEEAQGSKLPIQALVDKVTMWFVPAVMAAAALTFLVWLIFGPDPALTFALVNAVAVLIIACPCAMGLATPTSIMVGTGRAAELGVLFRKGEALQALRDVSVIALDKTGTLTKGRPELTDLVPAKGFEYSEVLALVAAVETRSEHPIAEAIVLAAKQQGITLAPVEGFDAVPGFGVTAKVGGRVVSVGADRFMTQLGLDVVSFKSAAQRLGEQGKSPLYAAIDGRLAAVIAVADPIKETTPEAIKALHALGLKVAMITGDNAATAAAIAKQLGIDEVAAEVLPDGKVAALKKFRVNGARVAFVGDGINDAPALAEADVGLAIGTGTDVAIEAADVVLMSGDLRGVPNAIALSQATIRNIKQNLFWAFAYNAVLIPVAAGALYPLNGTLLSPIFAAAAMALSSVFVLGNALRLKRFQAPMTVEASSGTAESGAEIIPVTASK
- a CDS encoding efflux transporter outer membrane subunit; protein product: MRDRYQAVLLPLSALLLLAGCSAVGPDYAPPSQPLPISFGEPTAELGTGAVEVEWWRTFDDPALTALVQQALAANHDIGIAAMRLEEAKAMLREDRQSFLPSGGPALSYENRRWGEVEISPDQPRQRESYRGAIDAAWELDLFGRVRRSVEAAQAQTGSREALLREVQVSVIATVAATWFELRGIEAEIAVVTDISQSQRESLKLVEQQVNAGSASEFDRLRAEALLRNVEVAMPELERRRAASINALAILLGTVPQSFRPPAIVPLDDSLAVRTMAVGDPVSLLSRRADIAAAERDLAAATAQIGVETAALYPEIQVQGSLGFVAGSLDSLNGAEALSGFIVPVIRWSLLDIGRTRARIAASEARSKQALIVYDQAVLRALQETDDAFKAYGAAGSTLELRLLESAANREAARLLQVRFAEGDGLYLEVLDAERANFASQRALAVARTNQQLAIVSIYKALGGGWEVCTQTERNCNGASGIANSPPQN